The following proteins are encoded in a genomic region of bacterium:
- the murD gene encoding UDP-N-acetylmuramoyl-L-alanine--D-glutamate ligase, with protein MTDWQDKRIAILGIARSGIAAACALAAKGAQVILSDVRTAEELDAVLAQVPEGVKVETGGHSSACLDADLIVVSPGVPRNLSILQAAEADGVEVIGEMELAYRLARAPMVAITGTNGKTTTTTLVGEILKAAGRVAPVGGNIGQPLVSLVETEADYLVAEVSSYQLETVRDLKPKVAVWINFSDDHLTRHGSREGYWEAKKRLFAKQDADDWAVLNADDPAIAPLIGALPARALAFSRTQALETGLVVSDGWIVHRVHGVDTPILPVEAISLRGQHNLENCLAASAVGVALGLDVAAIAEAIREFKGVEHRIEPVRKIAEVAYFNDSKGTNYDSTVKAIDSFTEPLVLIAGGRDKGGAIAPMVEAICARVSHVVLLGEAAPYFERVLRAGGYEAITMASDLEGAIREAHAHAVPGGVVLFSPACASFDMFANFEERGRSFKALVHRLSETTPADAPANP; from the coding sequence ATGACCGACTGGCAGGACAAGAGAATCGCCATCCTGGGCATCGCCCGCTCGGGCATCGCGGCGGCGTGCGCCCTCGCGGCCAAGGGCGCCCAGGTGATCCTGAGCGACGTGCGCACCGCCGAGGAGCTCGACGCGGTGCTCGCTCAGGTGCCCGAAGGGGTGAAGGTGGAGACGGGCGGGCATTCGAGCGCGTGTCTCGATGCCGACCTCATCGTCGTGAGCCCGGGCGTGCCGCGCAACCTCTCGATCCTGCAGGCTGCCGAGGCCGACGGGGTCGAGGTGATCGGCGAGATGGAGCTCGCCTACCGCCTTGCGCGCGCGCCCATGGTCGCCATCACCGGCACCAACGGCAAGACCACCACGACCACCCTGGTGGGCGAGATCCTCAAGGCGGCGGGACGCGTCGCTCCGGTGGGCGGCAACATCGGGCAGCCGCTCGTCTCCCTCGTCGAGACCGAAGCCGATTACCTGGTGGCCGAGGTCTCCAGCTACCAGCTCGAGACCGTCCGGGATCTCAAGCCCAAGGTGGCGGTCTGGATCAACTTCTCGGACGACCACCTGACGCGTCACGGCTCGCGCGAAGGCTACTGGGAGGCCAAGAAGCGTCTCTTCGCCAAGCAGGATGCCGACGACTGGGCAGTGCTGAACGCGGATGACCCCGCTATCGCCCCCCTCATCGGAGCGCTGCCGGCGCGCGCCCTCGCTTTCTCCCGCACCCAGGCCCTCGAGACGGGCCTCGTCGTCAGCGACGGCTGGATCGTCCACCGCGTCCACGGCGTCGACACGCCGATCCTGCCTGTCGAGGCCATCTCGCTGCGCGGCCAGCACAACCTCGAGAATTGCCTCGCGGCGAGTGCGGTTGGCGTTGCCCTCGGGCTCGACGTCGCGGCCATCGCCGAGGCGATCCGGGAGTTCAAGGGAGTCGAGCACCGCATCGAGCCGGTCCGCAAGATCGCCGAGGTCGCCTACTTCAACGATTCCAAGGGCACCAACTACGACTCGACGGTCAAGGCCATCGACTCCTTCACCGAGCCCCTGGTGCTGATCGCGGGCGGCCGGGACAAGGGCGGGGCGATCGCGCCCATGGTCGAAGCCATCTGCGCCCGGGTCTCCCACGTGGTCCTGTTGGGCGAAGCGGCGCCGTACTTCGAGCGGGTGCTGCGGGCCGGCGGCTACGAGGCCATCACCATGGCGAGCGACCTGGAAGGCGCCATCCGCGAAGCCCACGCCCACGCGGTGCCCGGCGGGGTGGTGCTCTTCTCGCCCGCCTGCGCGAGCTTCGACATGTTCGCCAACTTCGAGGAGCGGGGCCGGTCCTTCAAGGCCCTGGTCCATCGCCTGAGTGAGACGACCCCTGCCGATGCGCCCGCGAACCCTTAA
- a CDS encoding phospho-N-acetylmuramoyl-pentapeptide-transferase, with amino-acid sequence MTLSFPVSLTPLVSMLLAIVAGGPFIAYLRRWKMGQSIRQEGPQSHHAKAGTPTMGGWLIVAPALLIAILGGAVSGTLHRDVVAVMAVILAYAFIGWLDDYLIIKKRQNKGLSARQKLGGQILAGALFAAYLAWSGHGTTIMIPVSHGLFDLGWVYYPLLVLVMTSTTNAVNLTDGLDGLAAGTMAIAFGGLAWLVLNVSGAFPAQAGTVMLLLSLVGACLGFLWFNSHPAQVFMGDTGSLALGAAIAGCAVLGRLELFLIPLGAVFVAETLSVIMQVASFKTTGKRIFKMSPLHHHFELSGWAETKVVQRFYLVGALMAIVTVALL; translated from the coding sequence ATGACCCTGTCCTTTCCCGTGTCCCTGACCCCGCTCGTGAGCATGCTGCTTGCGATCGTGGCGGGCGGCCCCTTCATCGCGTACCTTCGCCGCTGGAAGATGGGCCAGAGCATCCGCCAGGAGGGCCCTCAGTCCCACCACGCCAAGGCGGGCACCCCCACCATGGGCGGCTGGCTGATCGTGGCCCCGGCCCTCTTGATCGCAATCCTCGGGGGCGCCGTTTCGGGGACCCTGCACCGGGACGTGGTCGCCGTCATGGCGGTCATCCTCGCTTATGCCTTCATCGGCTGGCTCGATGACTACCTGATCATCAAGAAGCGCCAGAACAAGGGCCTTTCGGCTCGCCAGAAACTCGGCGGCCAGATCCTCGCGGGGGCCCTGTTCGCGGCTTACCTCGCCTGGTCGGGCCACGGCACGACCATCATGATCCCCGTCTCCCACGGTCTCTTCGACCTGGGCTGGGTCTACTACCCGCTTCTGGTGCTGGTCATGACCAGCACGACCAACGCGGTGAACCTGACGGACGGCCTCGACGGCCTGGCGGCGGGGACCATGGCGATCGCCTTCGGCGGTCTCGCCTGGCTCGTCCTGAACGTCTCGGGCGCCTTCCCCGCCCAGGCGGGTACGGTCATGCTGCTGCTCTCGCTGGTGGGGGCGTGCCTGGGCTTCCTCTGGTTCAACAGCCACCCGGCGCAGGTCTTCATGGGCGATACGGGCTCGCTCGCCCTGGGGGCCGCCATCGCCGGCTGCGCAGTGCTCGGGCGTCTCGAACTCTTCCTCATCCCTTTGGGGGCGGTCTTCGTGGCCGAGACCCTCTCGGTGATCATGCAGGTGGCTTCCTTCAAGACCACCGGCAAGCGCATCTTCAAGATGAGCCCCTTGCATCACCACTTCGAGCTTTCCGGCTGGGCGGAGACAAAGGTCGTCCAGCGCTTTTACCTGGTGGGCGCCCTCATGGCGATCGTCACCGTCGCCCTCCTGTAA
- a CDS encoding UDP-N-acetylmuramoyl-tripeptide--D-alanyl-D-alanine ligase: protein MTLSLDDVLKATGGRLIAGSAAAPFTGITTDTRELGEGSLFIPLKGARFDGHDFLDQAASAGATGVLVSRDGVTVPDGLAAVRVEDTLAAYGDIARYHRERLGLTVVAVTGSSGKTSTKEAVAALLSHFLPVGKTHANYNNEIGVPKTLLTMTAEDKAVVVEMGMRGPGEIAYLASVARPDVGIITNVGTAHIGRLGTQEAIARAKGELVRVGGPAMAAVLNADDPLVMAQAADHAGPLVTYSLRPGTATVWAEGEGLTFDACYQAGPKQREGRIRLTLPVAGPHHRANALAAVAVAWHLGLQLPDAFSFAPTDLPGRAQVLRLGSVEVVDETYNANPESVRSALAGFCEEPCEGRRIAVLGEMGELGTYAEVGHRAVGDAVRDLPIDYAFTVGEMSRWIADQAPGKATHFDDKPALIAELLATVKDGDRVFVKGSRSTRMEEIVQALTHHLGGHPA, encoded by the coding sequence ATGACCCTTTCACTCGACGACGTCCTGAAGGCCACGGGCGGCCGCCTGATCGCAGGCAGCGCCGCTGCCCCCTTCACCGGCATCACCACCGACACCCGCGAGCTCGGCGAAGGCTCGCTCTTCATCCCGCTCAAGGGCGCGCGCTTCGACGGCCACGATTTCCTCGATCAGGCGGCTAGTGCCGGGGCGACCGGCGTCTTGGTCTCGCGCGACGGGGTCACGGTGCCTGACGGCCTCGCGGCGGTGCGGGTCGAGGACACGCTTGCCGCCTACGGCGACATCGCCCGTTACCACCGGGAGCGGCTGGGCCTGACGGTCGTGGCCGTGACGGGCTCCTCGGGCAAGACCTCCACCAAGGAGGCGGTCGCCGCTCTCTTGAGCCACTTCTTGCCGGTCGGCAAGACGCACGCCAACTACAACAACGAGATCGGCGTGCCCAAGACCCTCCTGACCATGACCGCTGAGGACAAGGCAGTCGTCGTCGAGATGGGCATGCGCGGCCCCGGCGAGATCGCTTACCTCGCGAGCGTGGCGCGGCCCGACGTGGGGATCATCACCAACGTCGGCACCGCCCACATCGGCCGCCTTGGCACCCAGGAGGCGATCGCCCGGGCCAAGGGCGAACTGGTCCGCGTGGGCGGGCCCGCCATGGCCGCCGTCCTCAACGCCGACGACCCGCTGGTCATGGCCCAGGCCGCAGACCATGCGGGGCCGCTCGTCACCTACAGCCTGCGCCCCGGGACGGCCACCGTCTGGGCCGAGGGCGAGGGTCTCACCTTCGATGCTTGTTACCAGGCGGGCCCCAAGCAGCGCGAGGGCCGCATCCGCCTGACGTTGCCCGTGGCGGGCCCCCATCACCGCGCCAACGCCCTGGCCGCTGTCGCAGTCGCCTGGCACCTGGGCCTGCAACTCCCGGATGCCTTCTCCTTCGCTCCCACCGATCTGCCGGGCCGCGCCCAGGTGCTGCGCCTCGGGTCGGTCGAGGTGGTGGACGAGACTTACAACGCCAACCCCGAGTCGGTGCGCTCGGCGCTCGCGGGCTTCTGCGAGGAGCCCTGCGAGGGGCGGCGCATCGCGGTGCTCGGCGAGATGGGCGAGCTGGGCACCTACGCCGAGGTCGGTCACCGAGCGGTGGGCGACGCGGTAAGGGACCTGCCCATCGACTACGCCTTCACCGTGGGTGAGATGAGCCGCTGGATCGCGGATCAGGCGCCGGGCAAGGCCACCCACTTCGATGACAAGCCCGCGCTGATCGCCGAATTGCTTGCGACCGTCAAGGACGGCGATCGCGTCTTCGTCAAGGGCTCGCGCTCCACCCGCATGGAAGAGATCGTCCAGGCGCTCACCCACCACCTCGGAGGCCATCCGGCATGA
- a CDS encoding UDP-N-acetylmuramoyl-L-alanyl-D-glutamate--2,6-diaminopimelate ligase encodes MLLADLLAGYHDDKGRPFSGEATGVAYDSRLVQPGNVFVALKGTRVDAHDRLGDAVQQGASAVVVDAAWRAAHPEDLGVPTVPVEAPRWVLSELAARFYGHPSEAFSVVGVTGTNGKTTTTHLIEAILQTAGKTTGLIGTLGSRFAGGVVETGHTTPLALELQGIFARMRRSAVDAVVMEVSSHALDQARVAHAAFDVGVFTNLTVDHLDYHGTLEAYGDAKAKLFEALNATGRAVINRDDPAYARFVAASAAPVLTYSAQGQEADLMAEDLSLHAGGSRWTLVTPWGRAAVSLRLPGLFNVSNALAAAGAALALGLDLETVAKGLSQVGGVPGRVEVVTAPDHPFSVLVDYAHTPDGLENVLRTARGFTRGRLLVVFGCGGDRDASKRPMMGKVAAEGADLVFLTSDNPRSEDPQAIMRQVAEGITSPYEAFVDRREAIHAAIRAARPGDVVVIAGKGHETYQIIGDQTLAFDDREVAREAIAERTVAR; translated from the coding sequence ATGCTGCTCGCTGATCTCCTCGCAGGCTACCACGACGACAAGGGTCGCCCCTTCTCGGGCGAGGCCACCGGGGTCGCCTACGACTCGCGCCTGGTCCAGCCGGGCAACGTCTTCGTCGCCCTCAAGGGGACGCGGGTGGACGCGCACGATCGCCTCGGCGATGCCGTTCAGCAGGGCGCGAGTGCCGTGGTGGTGGACGCCGCCTGGCGTGCCGCGCACCCCGAGGACCTTGGGGTACCGACCGTGCCGGTAGAGGCCCCGCGCTGGGTCCTCTCGGAGCTTGCAGCGCGCTTCTACGGCCACCCGAGCGAGGCCTTCTCGGTGGTGGGGGTGACGGGCACCAACGGCAAGACCACCACCACCCACCTGATCGAGGCCATCCTGCAAACCGCGGGCAAGACCACGGGCCTCATCGGCACCCTGGGCAGCCGCTTCGCCGGCGGTGTGGTCGAGACCGGCCACACGACGCCTTTGGCCCTGGAACTACAGGGGATCTTCGCCCGGATGCGCCGCTCGGCGGTGGATGCGGTCGTGATGGAGGTCTCGAGCCACGCCCTCGACCAGGCTCGCGTGGCGCACGCGGCCTTCGACGTGGGGGTCTTCACCAACCTGACGGTCGATCACCTGGACTACCACGGCACCCTGGAGGCCTACGGCGACGCCAAGGCCAAGCTCTTCGAGGCCCTGAACGCGACCGGTCGCGCGGTGATCAACCGGGACGATCCCGCCTACGCGCGCTTCGTGGCCGCAAGCGCCGCCCCGGTCCTGACCTACTCGGCCCAGGGGCAGGAAGCGGATCTGATGGCCGAGGACCTGTCGCTGCACGCGGGGGGCTCGCGCTGGACGCTGGTGACCCCCTGGGGCCGCGCGGCGGTCTCGCTCCGGCTGCCCGGCCTCTTCAACGTCTCGAATGCCCTGGCAGCGGCCGGAGCGGCGCTTGCGCTCGGCCTCGACCTCGAGACGGTCGCCAAGGGCCTTTCGCAGGTCGGCGGGGTGCCCGGCCGGGTCGAGGTGGTGACGGCGCCCGATCACCCCTTCTCGGTCCTGGTGGACTACGCCCACACCCCCGATGGCCTGGAGAACGTGCTGCGCACCGCCCGGGGCTTCACCCGAGGACGGCTCTTGGTGGTCTTCGGTTGCGGGGGCGATCGCGACGCCTCCAAGCGCCCCATGATGGGGAAGGTGGCCGCCGAGGGGGCTGATCTCGTCTTCTTGACCTCGGACAACCCGCGCTCTGAGGATCCGCAGGCGATCATGCGCCAAGTGGCCGAGGGCATCACCAGCCCTTATGAGGCCTTCGTCGATCGCCGTGAGGCCATCCACGCGGCGATCCGCGCAGCGCGCCCCGGCGACGTGGTCGTGATCGCGGGCAAGGGCCACGAGACCTACCAGATCATCGGCGACCAGACCCTGGCCTTCGACGACCGAGAGGTCGCCCGCGAGGCGATCGCCGAGCGGACGGTCGCCCGATGA
- a CDS encoding penicillin-binding protein 2, translating into MSRAQVVRARSRWVYGGLAFFALFLVGRMLFLQVFQASYLTDLARKQRTREISLASVRGEIVDRNNRELAVSVEASSIYAQPVDFEDPPERIAARLAPVLKMSETDLRASLKGTHWRWIARQQDQATGKAVKALKISGVGVIRESKRLYPKDTLAATLLGFVGIDNQGLAGIEHGFDKVLRGSDQKLHVQVDARGREILRANAGSPLLTLQADGARVVLTIDETIQHIAQRELSKSMEKHQAKRGAVLIMDPSTGNLLAFAVMPTYNPNHYKGTKWELIKNWAVNDVYEPGSTIKIFTVASALEGGRITPETVFPCGPNIKVAGHTISDHDAPPGIRQLTPEGILEVSSNVGSLLIAQRMSGEFHRDMLEKFGFGANTGSGIKGESKGLLPKLPWPVGRQSSISYGYGLSVTPLQILTAAGAIANEGRLHQPRLIDKVVSPDGSLIEAFPVASPSQVISPKVAKEVLTMLHTVVESGTGKSARIPGYNVAGKTGTANKSRESGIGYTNDVISSFLGFVPAEKPQLVVLALIDSPQKGHYAAQTAAPLFQAVSSETLRYLGVQPYVPNPSDSEKSHAAR; encoded by the coding sequence ATGTCCCGCGCCCAAGTCGTTCGGGCCCGTAGCCGCTGGGTCTACGGCGGGCTCGCCTTCTTCGCCCTCTTCCTGGTGGGCCGCATGCTTTTCCTGCAGGTCTTCCAGGCTTCCTACCTGACGGATCTCGCCCGCAAGCAGCGCACCCGCGAGATCAGCCTCGCCTCGGTCCGCGGCGAGATCGTCGATCGCAACAACCGCGAGCTCGCGGTCTCGGTCGAGGCGAGCTCGATTTACGCCCAGCCGGTCGACTTCGAGGATCCCCCCGAGCGGATCGCTGCGCGCCTCGCCCCCGTCCTCAAGATGAGCGAGACCGACCTGCGCGCGAGCCTGAAGGGAACCCACTGGCGCTGGATCGCCCGCCAGCAGGACCAGGCGACGGGCAAGGCCGTCAAGGCCCTCAAGATCTCGGGCGTCGGCGTCATCCGCGAGAGCAAGCGCCTCTACCCCAAGGACACCCTGGCCGCCACCCTGCTCGGCTTCGTCGGCATCGACAACCAGGGCCTGGCCGGGATCGAGCACGGCTTCGACAAGGTGCTGCGCGGCTCCGACCAGAAGCTGCACGTGCAGGTGGACGCCCGGGGCCGCGAGATCCTGCGCGCGAACGCGGGCTCCCCCCTCTTGACCCTCCAGGCCGACGGGGCGCGGGTGGTGCTCACCATCGACGAGACGATCCAGCACATCGCCCAGCGCGAGCTCTCCAAGTCCATGGAGAAGCACCAGGCCAAGCGCGGCGCCGTCCTCATCATGGACCCCTCGACCGGCAACCTCCTGGCCTTCGCGGTGATGCCCACCTACAACCCCAACCACTACAAGGGGACCAAGTGGGAGCTCATCAAGAACTGGGCGGTCAACGACGTCTATGAGCCCGGCTCGACCATCAAGATCTTCACCGTCGCCTCGGCCCTCGAGGGCGGCCGGATTACCCCCGAGACCGTCTTCCCGTGCGGGCCGAACATCAAGGTGGCGGGCCACACCATCTCGGACCACGACGCCCCCCCGGGCATCCGACAGCTGACGCCCGAAGGGATCCTCGAAGTCTCCTCCAACGTGGGCTCGCTGCTCATCGCCCAGCGCATGTCCGGCGAGTTCCACCGGGACATGCTCGAGAAGTTCGGCTTCGGGGCGAACACCGGTTCCGGGATCAAGGGTGAGAGCAAGGGCCTCTTGCCCAAGCTGCCCTGGCCGGTGGGCCGCCAGAGCTCGATCTCTTACGGGTACGGCCTCTCGGTGACGCCGCTCCAGATCCTGACGGCGGCGGGTGCCATCGCCAACGAGGGCCGTCTGCACCAGCCGCGCCTGATCGACAAGGTCGTCTCGCCCGACGGCTCGCTGATCGAGGCCTTCCCCGTCGCCTCGCCGAGCCAGGTGATCTCGCCCAAGGTCGCCAAAGAGGTCTTGACCATGCTCCACACGGTGGTCGAGAGCGGCACCGGGAAATCGGCGCGGATCCCAGGGTATAATGTGGCGGGCAAGACGGGCACCGCCAACAAGTCGCGGGAGTCGGGGATCGGGTACACCAACGACGTGATCTCATCGTTCCTGGGCTTCGTGCCGGCCGAGAAACCACAGCTGGTGGTGCTCGCCCTGATCGACAGTCCCCAGAAGGGTCACTACGCCGCTCAGACGGCGGCTCCTCTCTTCCAGGCGGTGTCGAGCGAGACCCTGCGCTACCTGGGCGTGCAGCCGTACGTCCCCAATCCTTCCGACTCGGAGAAATCTCATGCTGCTCGCTGA
- the rsmH gene encoding 16S rRNA (cytosine(1402)-N(4))-methyltransferase RsmH, with protein sequence MAGDYHLPVLPGEVLQWLAPAPGARVLDGTLGGGGHAALILEAIGPSGQLYGIDQDPEAIEAARRRLSAIGSNVEIRRGNFSEVLPVWPQEPLDGILLDLGVSSHQLDTASRGFSFMREGPLDMRMDPNQVASAADLVNTMPERELADVIWRYGEERHSRAVARAIVGRRAERPFETTADLVSVVERVVPRAKDGIHPATRTFQGLRIAVNDELGVLERVMPAAVSRLKPGGRLAIISFHSLEDRMVKQFFRDEAKGCICPPRVPMCVCGRKPTLEILTSKPVVATPEENARNPRARSAKLRVARRI encoded by the coding sequence GTGGCGGGCGACTATCATCTTCCGGTCCTCCCGGGCGAAGTGCTGCAGTGGCTCGCGCCCGCGCCTGGCGCTCGCGTCCTCGATGGGACCCTGGGCGGCGGCGGCCATGCGGCCCTCATCCTGGAGGCGATTGGCCCCTCGGGCCAGCTCTACGGGATCGACCAAGACCCGGAGGCCATCGAAGCCGCCCGACGTCGCCTCTCGGCCATCGGCTCCAACGTGGAGATCCGGCGCGGCAACTTCTCGGAGGTCCTGCCGGTCTGGCCCCAGGAGCCGCTCGACGGCATCCTCTTGGATCTCGGGGTGTCCAGCCACCAGCTGGACACGGCCAGCCGCGGATTCTCGTTTATGCGGGAAGGGCCCCTCGACATGCGCATGGATCCCAATCAAGTCGCCTCTGCCGCCGACCTGGTCAACACCATGCCGGAGCGGGAGCTCGCGGACGTGATCTGGCGCTACGGCGAAGAGCGCCATTCTCGCGCGGTGGCCCGGGCCATCGTGGGCCGCCGTGCCGAGCGCCCCTTCGAGACGACCGCCGATCTGGTCTCGGTCGTCGAACGCGTGGTGCCCCGCGCCAAGGACGGGATCCACCCGGCCACCCGCACCTTCCAGGGCCTGCGCATTGCCGTCAACGACGAGCTTGGGGTGCTCGAGCGGGTCATGCCCGCCGCCGTCTCGCGGCTCAAGCCCGGCGGCCGCCTTGCGATCATTAGCTTCCACTCGCTCGAGGACCGGATGGTCAAGCAGTTCTTCCGGGACGAGGCCAAGGGCTGCATCTGCCCGCCCCGCGTGCCCATGTGCGTCTGCGGCCGCAAGCCGACCCTCGAGATCCTGACCTCGAAGCCCGTGGTCGCCACCCCCGAAGAGAACGCCCGCAACCCGCGCGCCCGCTCGGCGAAGCTGCGCGTCGCCAGGAGGATTTGA
- a CDS encoding J domain-containing protein, with protein sequence MAPKGAPTYYDRLGVSQEADEDQIRLAYRTMAKRHHPDRPGGDPRRMALLNEAYETLMDERKRMRYDSTIKPTQAAPTRQARPTNVPFVDPHVFYQTVFAPLDATLDGAIGKLLDQLDDLSGDPYDDALMEAFEAVVADARRRFDEGGRRLATSPVPWHWQATISLYEQGMRQVGDALEEFETFPLNYHLDHLVDGRAIMLGGSELMTEARERLRR encoded by the coding sequence ATGGCCCCGAAGGGCGCCCCCACTTATTACGACCGGCTCGGCGTCAGCCAAGAGGCCGACGAAGACCAGATCCGCCTCGCCTACCGCACCATGGCCAAGCGCCACCACCCCGACCGACCGGGGGGCGATCCGCGCCGCATGGCCCTGCTCAACGAGGCCTACGAGACCCTGATGGACGAGCGCAAGCGCATGCGCTACGACTCGACCATCAAGCCCACCCAGGCGGCCCCCACGCGCCAGGCAAGGCCCACGAATGTCCCCTTCGTCGATCCCCACGTCTTCTACCAGACGGTCTTCGCCCCGCTCGATGCGACCCTCGATGGGGCCATCGGCAAGTTGCTCGACCAGCTGGACGACCTCTCGGGCGATCCGTACGACGACGCCTTGATGGAGGCCTTCGAGGCAGTGGTCGCCGATGCCCGGCGCCGCTTCGACGAGGGTGGTCGGCGCCTTGCGACCTCCCCCGTGCCGTGGCACTGGCAGGCAACCATCTCCCTCTACGAGCAAGGCATGCGCCAGGTGGGCGACGCCCTCGAAGAGTTCGAGACCTTCCCCCTCAACTACCACCTGGACCATCTGGTGGACGGCCGGGCCATCATGCTCGGCGGTTCCGAGCTGATGACCGAGGCCCGCGAGCGCCTGCGGCGCTGA
- a CDS encoding YkgJ family cysteine cluster protein, translating to MSDEIELELSPPYATTAAFYADVERNLAVVFDAYAPEGVAPTCRKGCDACCHQLVMITVAEAREAARILETRPRETQAAIRERITTWHEATADLRQRLQSGADEALEDLVEGIAADYWQRRVPCPFLEAGSCAIYEGRPLACRHHFSVSDPALCATSRDEAIEVDNEMAAEFLAVMDDAFFLAQDAVPEDETEIGMLPELVGLVLAETI from the coding sequence TTGTCCGACGAGATCGAACTCGAACTCTCGCCCCCCTACGCCACCACCGCCGCGTTCTACGCCGACGTGGAGCGCAACCTCGCAGTCGTCTTCGACGCCTACGCCCCCGAGGGGGTCGCCCCCACCTGCCGCAAGGGGTGTGACGCCTGCTGCCACCAGCTGGTGATGATCACCGTCGCCGAGGCGCGCGAGGCCGCCCGCATCCTCGAAACGCGCCCCCGAGAGACGCAGGCGGCAATCCGCGAGCGGATCACCACCTGGCACGAGGCGACGGCCGATCTGCGCCAACGGCTGCAGAGCGGGGCCGACGAGGCCCTCGAGGATCTGGTGGAAGGGATCGCCGCCGACTACTGGCAGCGCCGGGTGCCCTGCCCCTTCCTCGAAGCCGGCTCCTGCGCCATCTACGAGGGACGCCCCCTGGCCTGCCGCCACCACTTCTCGGTCAGCGATCCGGCGCTCTGCGCGACCAGCCGAGACGAGGCGATCGAGGTGGACAACGAGATGGCCGCCGAGTTTTTGGCCGTCATGGACGATGCCTTCTTCCTGGCGCAGGATGCCGTCCCCGAGGACGAGACCGAGATCGGGATGCTCCCCGAGCTGGTCGGCCTCGTCCTGGCCGAAACGATTTAA
- a CDS encoding LysM peptidoglycan-binding domain-containing protein — translation MQINKPTTPQTAGPTRRAAEPPKAEEQPKAAAPASSPDTFKGRADQYVVRPGDTLAKIAARVGVSQQTLLELNPEITRGRTRTSTGDRIFAGETLRLKPAPSEADGLRDQLKRAQEAQDTAQKAHEAAQQVAKAKVGLLQMPQPSAWKSLGEAKKHLETADGRLAKIPGDDAERPDFEAIVKRAHDAYGDMTGRLSDLSARNKTRVVKEKGEDGKEIERKEKRALDDETLALSPTEIGLASPEQKAKLIRNLYDGFTSGGEQDRILDILRDAKDQGQLDETLNGLKEEKTKTLFIKSTVFANLTGLFTDSRLDKLEQIVKGNAELEQAIARTREQRERMQNGN, via the coding sequence ATGCAGATCAACAAACCGACTACCCCCCAGACCGCCGGGCCTACGCGCCGCGCCGCCGAGCCCCCCAAGGCCGAGGAGCAGCCCAAGGCCGCAGCTCCCGCGTCCTCGCCGGACACCTTCAAGGGGCGGGCCGATCAGTACGTGGTCCGCCCGGGGGACACCCTCGCCAAGATTGCGGCGCGCGTCGGCGTCTCGCAGCAGACCTTGCTCGAACTCAACCCCGAGATCACCCGGGGCCGCACCCGCACCTCGACCGGCGATCGCATCTTCGCCGGCGAGACCCTGCGCCTCAAGCCCGCTCCCTCGGAGGCCGACGGCCTGCGAGACCAGCTCAAGCGCGCCCAGGAAGCTCAGGATACGGCTCAGAAGGCCCACGAGGCAGCCCAGCAGGTCGCCAAGGCCAAGGTGGGCCTCCTCCAGATGCCGCAGCCGAGCGCCTGGAAGAGCCTCGGTGAGGCCAAGAAGCACCTGGAAACCGCCGATGGGCGCCTTGCGAAGATTCCCGGCGACGATGCCGAGCGGCCCGACTTCGAGGCGATCGTCAAGCGTGCCCATGACGCCTACGGCGATATGACCGGTCGTCTGAGCGATCTCTCGGCCCGGAACAAGACCCGGGTGGTCAAGGAGAAGGGCGAGGACGGCAAGGAGATCGAGCGCAAGGAGAAGCGTGCGCTGGACGACGAGACCCTGGCCCTCTCCCCCACGGAGATCGGCCTGGCGTCGCCCGAGCAGAAGGCCAAGCTCATCCGCAACCTGTACGACGGCTTCACCTCGGGCGGCGAGCAGGACCGGATCCTGGACATCCTGCGCGACGCCAAGGATCAGGGCCAGCTCGACGAGACCCTGAACGGCCTCAAGGAAGAGAAGACCAAGACCCTCTTCATCAAGTCCACGGTCTTCGCGAACCTGACGGGCCTCTTCACCGACTCGCGGCTCGACAAGCTCGAGCAGATCGTCAAGGGCAACGCGGAGCTGGAGCAGGCCATCGCGCGGACCCGCGAGCAGCGCGAGCGGATGCAAAACGGCAACTAA